Proteins from a genomic interval of Stenotrophomonas maltophilia R551-3:
- a CDS encoding S41 family peptidase — protein MLGCFSRNPPNPSMGSALQHTGAWRDRSRPGYPATSIHDKESSMLDLMSVRAPLLATLLLSSSVAVAEETVELPSPEAREQMLQLLETQSLYRDRVDWNDVRARLTAAGDDRAQQRRVLDETAARSSGGHGRWFSPSEQRQRSERAQRLNAGQATALAAPRHANPRIGVLRVSPFVEDQQRSEPERYEARKVYALALQERIAGLDDGTRCGWVVDVSSNGGGNMWPMLFGLLPLLHGTPDTQGALIGAFRSANGLLWWRQAEGEVVQGNASMLRSRQGAYRLRVGTAPVAVVMGAGTASSGEAVALAFRGQPGSRSFGQPSAGFSTGNRPTTLVDGTTLLLTHNVMTDRNGQGDGGRMQPDQATPSGPATLAAAQAWLLAQPACQGS, from the coding sequence ATGCTCGGCTGCTTCAGTCGCAATCCCCCCAACCCGAGCATGGGCTCGGCTCTACAGCACACTGGCGCGTGGCGAGATCGGTCCCGCCCCGGCTATCCTGCGACTTCGATACATGACAAGGAGTCGTCGATGCTGGATCTCATGAGCGTGCGCGCCCCCCTGCTTGCCACGCTGTTGCTTTCATCTTCTGTCGCAGTCGCAGAGGAAACGGTGGAGTTGCCCTCGCCCGAAGCACGTGAACAGATGCTGCAGCTGCTGGAAACCCAGTCCCTGTACCGCGACCGCGTAGATTGGAATGACGTGCGCGCGCGCCTGACCGCCGCAGGCGATGACCGCGCGCAACAGCGCCGTGTTCTGGATGAGACCGCCGCACGTAGCAGCGGAGGCCACGGCCGCTGGTTTTCGCCCAGCGAGCAGCGTCAGCGCTCCGAACGTGCCCAGCGCTTGAATGCCGGTCAGGCGACCGCCCTCGCTGCGCCCAGGCACGCCAATCCCCGCATCGGCGTGCTGCGGGTGAGCCCCTTCGTGGAAGACCAGCAGCGCAGCGAACCGGAACGTTATGAAGCACGCAAGGTCTACGCGCTGGCGTTGCAGGAGCGTATCGCTGGCCTGGATGACGGCACGCGGTGCGGCTGGGTAGTGGATGTAAGCAGCAATGGTGGCGGCAACATGTGGCCGATGTTGTTTGGTTTGTTGCCATTGCTGCATGGAACACCGGATACGCAGGGGGCGTTGATCGGCGCTTTCCGTAGTGCCAATGGATTGCTGTGGTGGCGGCAGGCGGAAGGTGAAGTCGTGCAAGGCAATGCATCGATGCTGCGTTCACGACAGGGCGCGTATCGGCTGCGTGTGGGCACGGCACCGGTGGCGGTGGTGATGGGGGCAGGCACTGCCAGCTCCGGCGAAGCAGTGGCACTCGCGTTTCGAGGGCAACCAGGGAGTCGTAGTTTCGGCCAGCCGAGCGCGGGCTTTTCTACCGGCAATCGACCGACGACGCTGGTGGACGGTACCACCTTGCTGTTGACCCACAACGTCATGACCGACCGTAACGGCCAGGGCGACGGTGGCAGGATGCAGCCGGATCAGGCTACCCCCAGCGGACCGGCCACCCTTGCCGCCGCCCAAGCCTGGCTGCTGGCCCAACCCGCCTGCCAGGGCAGCTGA
- a CDS encoding SseB family protein produces MDHDTPFEPLNDLEVRLLQAQDGTLTASQFLDGLLTSTAFVLLDKAIGEDGAWDESISPLVLTSESGEAMFAVFTAPERAGLWHEQLPQFAHAMPIAVHALLAGIGDGVGLVLNPGLDVGMEMIPDAVAQLKQRAAAITRGMAH; encoded by the coding sequence ATGGACCACGACACCCCGTTCGAACCCCTCAACGACCTCGAGGTGCGCCTGCTGCAGGCCCAGGACGGCACGCTGACCGCGTCGCAGTTCCTCGATGGCCTGCTGACCTCGACGGCGTTCGTGTTGCTGGACAAGGCCATCGGCGAAGACGGTGCCTGGGATGAGAGCATCTCGCCGCTGGTGCTGACCAGCGAGAGCGGCGAGGCGATGTTCGCGGTGTTCACCGCGCCCGAGCGTGCTGGCCTATGGCATGAGCAGCTGCCGCAGTTTGCTCATGCAATGCCGATCGCGGTGCACGCGCTGCTGGCCGGTATCGGCGACGGCGTCGGCCTGGTGCTGAACCCGGGCCTGGACGTGGGCATGGAGATGATTCCCGATGCCGTGGCCCAGCTGAAGCAGCGTGCGGCGGCGATCACCCGCGGCATGGCGCACTGA
- the nagA gene encoding N-acetylglucosamine-6-phosphate deacetylase, protein MATVLRNARVLAGDEFRDDLAVVIEHGRISALLPDAAPQLGQAAEQVDLGGGWLLPGFIDVQVNGGGGALFNNTPDVASLRTIAQAHRRFGTTAMLPTLISDDVGVMREAIDALREAIAQGVPGVIGIHLEGPYIAPARKGTHDASKFRVPDEAEIALAASLDNGVTLLTLAPERVPLETIRALVERGVIVAAGHTAGTYEEIRAGLDAGVRGFTHLYNAMSPLQGREPGAVGAALEDRDSWIGIIVDGVHVHPASLRVALAAKPRGRLLLVTDAMPPVGADDPSYVLYGETITAIDGVVRNAAGSLAGSALDMATAVRNTVQLLGQPLAEAARMASTYPAQFLNVDDRLGHIAEGYQADLVLLDDALQVRGTWIAGQYEAA, encoded by the coding sequence ATGGCAACGGTCCTGCGCAATGCCCGCGTCCTTGCCGGCGACGAATTCCGCGATGATCTGGCGGTGGTGATCGAGCACGGCCGCATCAGCGCGTTGCTGCCCGATGCAGCGCCGCAGCTGGGCCAGGCCGCCGAGCAGGTTGATCTGGGCGGTGGCTGGCTGCTGCCCGGCTTCATCGATGTGCAGGTCAATGGTGGCGGCGGCGCGCTGTTCAACAACACGCCGGACGTGGCGTCGCTGCGGACCATCGCGCAGGCGCACCGCCGCTTCGGTACCACCGCGATGCTGCCGACGCTGATCAGCGATGACGTGGGCGTGATGCGTGAAGCCATCGATGCGCTGCGCGAGGCGATCGCACAGGGTGTGCCAGGCGTGATCGGCATCCATCTGGAAGGACCGTACATCGCGCCGGCCCGCAAGGGTACGCACGATGCCAGCAAGTTCCGTGTGCCAGACGAAGCAGAGATCGCGCTGGCCGCATCGCTGGACAACGGCGTGACCCTGCTGACGCTGGCACCGGAACGCGTGCCGCTGGAGACCATTCGCGCGCTGGTCGAGCGCGGCGTGATCGTTGCCGCCGGCCACACCGCAGGCACCTATGAAGAGATCCGCGCCGGCCTGGATGCCGGCGTGCGCGGCTTCACCCACCTGTACAACGCGATGTCGCCGTTGCAGGGCCGTGAGCCCGGCGCGGTGGGCGCGGCGCTGGAAGACCGCGACAGCTGGATCGGCATCATCGTCGATGGCGTGCATGTGCATCCGGCCAGCCTGCGCGTGGCGCTGGCGGCCAAGCCGCGCGGCCGCCTGCTGCTGGTGACTGATGCGATGCCACCGGTTGGCGCCGACGATCCCAGTTACGTGCTGTACGGCGAAACCATCACCGCCATCGATGGCGTGGTGCGCAATGCGGCCGGTTCGCTGGCCGGTTCGGCGCTGGACATGGCCACTGCCGTGCGCAACACCGTGCAACTGCTCGGCCAGCCGCTGGCCGAAGCCGCGCGCATGGCCTCGACCTATCCGGCCCAGTTCCTCAACGTTGACGATCGCCTGGGTCACATCGCCGAGGGCTACCAGGCCGACCTGGTGCTGCTGGACGATGCCCTGCAGGTGCGTGGCACCTGGATTGCCGGACAGTACGAGGCTGCCTGA
- a CDS encoding multifunctional CCA addition/repair protein: MKIYLVGGAVRDRLLQRPAGDRDWVVVGATPAQMEAQGYSAVGRDFPVFLHPKTGEEYALARTERKSGRGYRGFVVDADPAVTLEEDLQRRDFTINAIACDEDTGTLVDPYGGVRDIEQRVLRHVGPAFVEDPLRVLRAARFMAHFAPLDFTVAPETMDLMRNVAASGELDALVPERVWQELRKALVSAQPSAFLRTLHDAHALGPILPELEALYGVPQRAEFHPEVDTGIHQEMVSDMAAKLAPGDDLVGFAALTHDLGKGLTPPEEWPRHIMHEQRGIKPLKELCARLRVPTEHQQLAEAVCREHLNVHRIDELRDATVLELLGRCDALRRPERVARIALCCEADKRGRLGFEDSDYPQGETLKRLHQAALSVQARDLDTTHLKGPAIGEALAKARVKAIAAAR, from the coding sequence ATGAAGATCTATCTTGTCGGCGGCGCCGTACGCGACCGCCTGCTGCAGCGCCCTGCCGGTGACCGTGACTGGGTCGTGGTCGGTGCCACGCCCGCGCAGATGGAAGCACAGGGCTACAGCGCGGTAGGCCGTGATTTCCCGGTGTTCCTGCACCCGAAGACCGGCGAGGAGTACGCGCTGGCACGCACCGAGCGCAAATCCGGCCGCGGCTATCGCGGTTTCGTGGTCGACGCCGATCCGGCGGTGACGCTGGAAGAAGACCTGCAGCGCCGCGACTTCACCATCAACGCGATTGCCTGCGACGAAGACACCGGCACGCTGGTCGACCCCTATGGCGGCGTGCGCGATATTGAACAGCGCGTGCTGCGCCACGTCGGTCCTGCGTTCGTGGAAGATCCGCTGCGCGTGCTGCGCGCGGCGCGCTTCATGGCGCACTTCGCGCCACTGGACTTCACGGTCGCGCCGGAGACAATGGACCTGATGCGCAATGTTGCTGCCAGCGGCGAGCTGGATGCGCTGGTGCCCGAGCGCGTCTGGCAGGAGCTGCGCAAGGCGCTGGTCAGCGCACAGCCCTCGGCCTTCCTGCGCACGCTGCACGACGCGCATGCACTGGGCCCGATCCTGCCCGAACTGGAAGCGCTGTATGGCGTACCGCAGCGTGCCGAATTCCACCCGGAAGTCGACACCGGCATCCACCAGGAAATGGTCAGCGACATGGCCGCGAAGCTGGCACCGGGCGACGACCTGGTCGGCTTCGCCGCGCTGACCCACGATCTTGGCAAGGGCCTGACTCCGCCGGAAGAATGGCCGCGCCACATCATGCACGAGCAGCGTGGCATCAAGCCGTTGAAGGAACTGTGCGCACGGCTGAGGGTTCCCACCGAGCACCAGCAGCTGGCCGAGGCCGTCTGTCGCGAGCATTTGAACGTGCACCGCATCGACGAACTGCGCGACGCCACCGTGCTGGAGCTGTTGGGACGATGCGATGCGCTGCGCCGACCGGAGCGCGTGGCCCGCATCGCGCTGTGCTGCGAAGCCGACAAGCGCGGTCGGCTTGGATTCGAGGACAGCGACTACCCGCAGGGCGAGACGCTCAAGCGCCTGCATCAGGCGGCGCTGTCAGTGCAGGCACGGGATCTGGATACGACGCACCTTAAGGGTCCCGCCATCGGCGAAGCGCTGGCCAAGGCACGGGTGAAAGCCATCGCCGCCGCCCGTTGA
- a CDS encoding acyltransferase family protein produces MNSSPPRRLGSIDALRGITVAAMLLVNNPGDWSAVFAPLRHSEWHGCTPTDLVFPFFLFLVGVSMAFSVAPRALDVALRPALARGVLERALRILVAGALLHLLIWWALDTHHFRIWGVLQRIAVCAALVGVLAVYARPRVQVGALIVLLVGYTVLLLGIGDLAPWTNPASRLDTALFAPWIYQWHADTGLGHDPEGLLSTLGALASTVLGLLAGGLLRNRRTAALAGLGAVAAVLGLLLAVVLPLNKQLWTPSYVLWTGGLAALALWLGYVLIDQKGWPALGRRFGVNAITAYLGASVMSVVLMATGAWGWIWQQLATAMPQTLELASMLQALVFVALWWGVAWWLDRRKIYLKI; encoded by the coding sequence ATGAACAGTTCGCCGCCACGCCGGCTGGGCTCGATCGATGCCCTGCGCGGCATCACCGTGGCGGCAATGCTGCTGGTCAACAACCCGGGTGACTGGAGCGCGGTGTTCGCGCCGCTGCGTCATTCGGAATGGCATGGCTGCACGCCCACCGACCTGGTGTTCCCGTTCTTCCTGTTCCTGGTCGGCGTGTCGATGGCCTTCAGCGTGGCGCCACGCGCGCTGGACGTGGCCTTACGACCCGCGCTGGCGCGCGGCGTTCTGGAGCGCGCACTGCGCATCCTGGTGGCCGGTGCGCTGCTGCACCTGCTGATCTGGTGGGCGCTGGATACCCATCACTTCCGCATATGGGGCGTACTGCAGCGGATCGCGGTATGCGCGGCGCTGGTGGGCGTACTGGCGGTGTATGCGCGTCCGCGTGTGCAGGTCGGTGCGCTGATCGTGCTGTTGGTGGGGTACACCGTACTGCTGCTCGGCATCGGTGACCTTGCGCCGTGGACCAATCCGGCCAGTCGTCTGGATACCGCGCTGTTCGCACCGTGGATCTATCAATGGCACGCCGATACCGGGCTCGGCCATGACCCGGAAGGGCTGCTGAGCACGCTGGGCGCGTTGGCCAGCACGGTGCTTGGCCTGCTGGCGGGTGGCCTGCTGCGCAACCGGCGCACTGCTGCGTTGGCTGGGCTGGGCGCGGTTGCTGCCGTGCTGGGCTTGCTGCTGGCCGTGGTACTGCCGTTGAACAAGCAGCTGTGGACGCCCAGCTACGTGCTGTGGACCGGCGGCCTTGCGGCGCTGGCGCTGTGGCTGGGCTACGTACTGATTGACCAGAAGGGCTGGCCGGCACTCGGCCGGCGCTTCGGGGTCAATGCGATCACCGCGTATCTCGGGGCATCGGTGATGTCGGTGGTGTTGATGGCCACCGGCGCCTGGGGCTGGATCTGGCAGCAGTTGGCCACCGCGATGCCGCAGACGCTGGAGCTGGCGTCGATGCTGCAGGCGCTGGTGTTCGTCGCACTGTGGTGGGGCGTGGCGTGGTGGCTGGACCGGCGGAAGATCTATTTGAAGATCTGA
- a CDS encoding autotransporter outer membrane beta-barrel domain-containing protein, producing the protein MSRAVPRAFRPRRLAVSVLQALAVPSLLLTTAGVAWAGCNNPALTAGQTVTCDANAPNPQTVPITASGVAGITVNVANGAQLQQNGGGSAIALVGAGGHLLSNQGAISSVGGVAVQLGGGSRVENLGSISTGNTIALQFVGGGNSVLINRGTISGRTGVQFDAGNDRLEMQAGSIAGGVLQGDGNDVLQLSDGTIDSVDQGTGDDQVTVTGGTVTGVVVQGSGRDDFVMSGGTIGALQQGDNIDTFRMSGGRIIGAFEDGDQAWMTAGRVGRVNMKLDKNLWDQSGGIVEGNVVTGFDTDTIIISGTAYIGGNISVSGGADSVTITDGTVRGQVLLSTGNDIFNWRGGGIVYGAIDMGPDNDVANLGSLNHANLGAVPLFDGGSGIDQLNFNNVKTAGVGRFQNWETISLANSTELTFDGDLVLGDSGTGTGTLTVDDTSTVYAGSGGHAVRPFNSGALVEMVNAGRIDLTGTGAGDVFTVRGNYRGDGGGLYLRTVLGADNSTSDRLVIDGGTATGTTGIGVLNAGGSGAATLADGILVVQALNGATTSPGAFSLFAPVAAGAYEYFLFKGGVSSGSGENWYLRSTVVAGPAPAPNGIGVNTTPPPPTPPVAPPPPITPAPPPPPEGATDPDLTAGETAPPPPPPEPAPVAPPSDPAVPDVPVAGGSLPGIGTPPTPGARPAEGTVVPLYRVETATYAVVPPLLRETSLASLGTFHERQGEQRLLYNQGAFRTAWGRLVGQSSEIHWKGDAQPGFDGDVMGLQAGLDVWAAANDSHRNQIGVFVGRTRAQGKTTGLALGWENVQVGQNRLDDKHVGLYWTFTDSSGGYIDAVAMQSRYDGRARSSRGLGFGIKGDGTSVSVEAGKPLLHFGQSAWWLEPQVQVIWQRTSLDDRRDDVSSVRFDNDNAWTGRVGLRLAGDYQLADNGWQPYFKLNYWHGRSGEDRIRFDDDVIINSQRSRSLEAGVGVVGRFNRTISAYAVADYARELGGDRNEKRRIIEGNIGLRADW; encoded by the coding sequence ATGTCCCGTGCCGTTCCGCGTGCGTTCCGCCCGCGCCGCCTTGCTGTTTCCGTGTTGCAGGCCCTCGCCGTTCCGTCCCTGCTTCTGACGACCGCCGGCGTCGCCTGGGCGGGCTGCAACAACCCGGCACTGACCGCCGGCCAGACGGTCACCTGTGATGCCAACGCACCGAATCCGCAGACCGTTCCCATCACTGCCAGTGGCGTGGCCGGAATCACCGTCAACGTCGCCAATGGTGCCCAGTTGCAGCAGAATGGTGGTGGATCGGCCATCGCGCTGGTCGGTGCCGGCGGGCACCTGCTGTCAAACCAGGGCGCGATCAGTTCAGTGGGCGGTGTGGCCGTGCAGCTTGGGGGCGGCAGCCGCGTCGAGAACCTTGGCAGCATCAGCACCGGCAACACCATCGCCCTGCAGTTCGTCGGTGGCGGTAACAGCGTGTTGATCAACCGCGGAACCATCAGTGGCCGCACAGGCGTGCAGTTCGATGCCGGCAACGATCGCCTCGAGATGCAGGCCGGCAGCATCGCCGGAGGTGTCCTGCAGGGTGATGGCAACGATGTGCTGCAGCTCAGCGACGGTACGATCGACAGCGTCGACCAGGGCACCGGTGATGACCAGGTGACCGTCACCGGCGGCACCGTCACCGGTGTGGTGGTGCAGGGCAGCGGCCGCGATGATTTCGTCATGAGTGGCGGCACGATCGGCGCGCTGCAGCAGGGCGACAACATCGATACCTTCCGCATGAGCGGTGGCCGCATCATCGGTGCGTTCGAGGATGGCGACCAGGCCTGGATGACCGCTGGCCGCGTCGGCCGCGTCAACATGAAGCTGGACAAGAATCTGTGGGATCAGTCCGGCGGCATCGTTGAGGGCAACGTGGTCACCGGCTTCGACACCGACACCATCATCATCTCGGGTACGGCCTACATCGGCGGCAATATCAGTGTCAGTGGTGGTGCCGACAGCGTGACCATCACCGATGGCACCGTGCGCGGCCAGGTACTGCTCAGCACCGGCAACGACATCTTCAACTGGAGAGGTGGCGGCATCGTCTACGGCGCGATCGACATGGGCCCGGACAATGACGTGGCCAATCTCGGCAGCCTCAATCACGCCAACCTTGGTGCGGTGCCGCTGTTCGACGGTGGCAGCGGCATCGATCAGCTCAACTTCAACAACGTCAAAACCGCTGGCGTGGGGCGCTTCCAGAACTGGGAGACGATCAGTCTGGCCAACAGCACCGAGCTGACCTTCGATGGCGATCTGGTGCTGGGTGACAGCGGAACCGGCACCGGCACGCTCACGGTGGATGACACCAGCACTGTCTACGCGGGCAGTGGCGGCCATGCCGTCCGTCCGTTCAACAGTGGCGCACTGGTGGAGATGGTCAATGCCGGGCGCATCGATCTGACAGGTACCGGCGCCGGTGATGTATTTACCGTCCGCGGCAACTACCGCGGTGACGGTGGCGGGCTGTACCTGCGTACGGTGTTGGGGGCGGATAATTCCACCAGTGATCGACTGGTGATCGATGGCGGTACCGCCACTGGCACGACGGGCATCGGTGTCCTCAATGCTGGAGGCAGTGGAGCGGCCACGCTGGCCGACGGCATCCTGGTGGTGCAGGCCCTGAATGGTGCGACGACCTCACCCGGTGCTTTCTCGCTGTTCGCGCCAGTGGCTGCTGGTGCCTATGAGTATTTCCTGTTCAAGGGCGGTGTCAGTTCCGGCAGCGGCGAGAACTGGTACCTGCGCTCGACCGTGGTGGCCGGGCCGGCACCGGCGCCCAACGGAATCGGTGTCAACACCACGCCACCGCCACCGACACCCCCGGTGGCACCGCCGCCACCCATTACCCCTGCGCCGCCACCGCCACCCGAGGGTGCCACTGATCCCGATCTGACCGCCGGCGAGACCGCGCCACCACCGCCACCGCCTGAACCGGCGCCTGTCGCCCCGCCCAGCGATCCGGCGGTGCCGGACGTGCCGGTTGCGGGTGGCAGCCTGCCGGGTATCGGGACGCCGCCGACGCCGGGTGCACGCCCCGCCGAGGGCACAGTGGTACCGCTGTACCGCGTGGAGACCGCCACCTATGCCGTGGTGCCGCCGCTGCTGCGCGAGACCTCGCTGGCCAGCCTCGGCACGTTCCACGAGCGGCAAGGCGAACAACGCCTGCTGTACAACCAGGGCGCATTCCGCACTGCCTGGGGCCGTCTGGTGGGGCAGAGCAGCGAGATCCACTGGAAGGGTGATGCGCAGCCGGGCTTTGATGGCGATGTGATGGGCCTGCAGGCAGGCCTCGATGTGTGGGCCGCGGCCAATGACAGCCATCGCAATCAGATCGGCGTGTTCGTCGGCCGCACCCGCGCGCAGGGCAAGACCACCGGCCTGGCGCTGGGCTGGGAGAACGTACAGGTGGGGCAGAACCGCCTGGATGACAAACACGTGGGCCTGTACTGGACGTTCACCGACAGCAGTGGTGGCTACATCGATGCGGTGGCGATGCAGAGCCGCTACGACGGGCGCGCTCGCTCATCGCGTGGGCTCGGCTTCGGGATCAAGGGCGATGGCACCAGCGTGTCGGTGGAAGCGGGCAAGCCGTTGCTGCACTTCGGTCAGTCCGCATGGTGGCTGGAACCGCAGGTACAGGTGATCTGGCAACGCACCTCGCTGGATGACCGGCGTGATGATGTATCGAGCGTGCGCTTCGACAATGACAATGCCTGGACCGGTCGTGTTGGCCTGCGCCTGGCCGGCGATTACCAGTTGGCCGACAACGGCTGGCAGCCGTATTTCAAGCTCAACTACTGGCATGGCCGTTCCGGTGAGGATCGCATCCGCTTCGATGATGACGTGATCATCAATTCGCAGCGCTCGCGTTCGCTGGAAGCCGGTGTAGGCGTGGTCGGGCGCTTCAACCGCACCATCAGCGCCTATGCCGTGGCCGATTACGCGCGCGAACTGGGCGGCGACCGCAACGAGAAGCGCCGCATCATCGAAGGCAACATCGGCCTGCGCGCGGACTGGTAG
- a CDS encoding transglycosylase SLT domain-containing protein: MLVAMTRRSSTALSLLPLATTLLIGCANAQSLDAQNAQLKAAIAAAERGQFDPGQAAALSRHPAYGWLEYANLRRNIDTVDTAQAQAFLKRYDGQAVANTFRSVWLPSVARRQDWPTLLANWTPTDNAGLRCAQLTARQVTGKVDPQWISEAQDLWRKNGKSLPDGCDAVFAVLQAQGGLSDALRWERIDAAADAQQPAVMRSAARGLPATDLALANNYAAFVDKPNASALNWPRNERSRRIATDGLAKLAKADPGATEQQLPQYAQALGLSAEQSGQVLYQIALWTVASYLPDSARRLNAVPESAYDERLHEWRVREAMSRGDWPAALTAIRKMASKQRSDPRWRYFEGRMLEKTGQAQQAQALFREAARAPTFHGFLAADKLQQGYTLCPWKPNDSAQAQATIARDPAIQRAMALYQIDRAGWAVAEWNSALSRFDDTQRRLAVRVAQDNGWFDRAVFALGKQPQEQRLYDLRFPLHHDATIRRESARNAIDPAWVAAEIRAESTFTPRARSPANAMGLMQVLPATGAGVAKSIGLTGYGGADSLYDPDTNIAIGTAYLRQLMNKYDGLPYVTIAAYNAGPTPTARWQSQRPGYDPDLWIETISYKETREYVARVLAFSVIYDWRLNGDALPLSDRLMGRLVDKRKSFSCAANADQGGD; encoded by the coding sequence ATGCTGGTCGCCATGACCCGACGCTCTTCAACTGCCCTGTCCCTGCTGCCCTTGGCCACCACGCTGCTGATCGGCTGCGCCAATGCCCAGTCCCTCGACGCCCAGAACGCGCAGCTGAAGGCCGCGATCGCTGCCGCCGAACGCGGCCAGTTCGATCCCGGCCAGGCCGCCGCACTCAGCCGCCATCCAGCATACGGCTGGCTGGAGTACGCCAACCTGCGCCGCAACATCGACACCGTCGATACCGCGCAGGCGCAGGCCTTCCTCAAGCGCTATGACGGCCAAGCCGTGGCCAATACCTTCCGCAGTGTGTGGCTGCCCTCGGTCGCACGCCGCCAGGATTGGCCGACCCTGCTGGCCAACTGGACGCCCACCGACAACGCCGGCCTGCGCTGTGCGCAGCTGACCGCACGCCAGGTGACAGGCAAGGTCGATCCACAGTGGATCAGTGAAGCGCAGGACCTGTGGCGCAAGAACGGCAAATCACTACCCGACGGCTGCGATGCGGTGTTTGCCGTGCTGCAGGCACAGGGTGGCCTGAGCGACGCGCTGCGCTGGGAGCGCATCGACGCCGCCGCCGACGCGCAGCAACCGGCCGTGATGCGCAGCGCTGCGCGCGGCCTGCCCGCCACCGATCTGGCGCTGGCCAACAACTACGCCGCCTTCGTCGACAAGCCCAATGCCAGCGCACTGAACTGGCCGCGCAACGAGCGCAGCCGGCGCATCGCTACCGACGGCCTGGCCAAGCTGGCCAAAGCCGACCCCGGCGCCACCGAACAGCAACTGCCGCAGTACGCCCAGGCGCTGGGCCTGAGTGCCGAGCAAAGCGGCCAGGTGCTGTACCAGATCGCGCTGTGGACGGTGGCCTCCTACCTGCCCGATTCGGCGCGCCGCCTCAACGCGGTACCCGAATCGGCGTACGACGAACGCCTGCACGAATGGCGCGTGCGCGAAGCGATGTCGCGCGGTGACTGGCCGGCGGCGCTGACCGCGATCCGCAAGATGGCAAGCAAGCAGCGCAGCGACCCGCGCTGGCGCTACTTCGAAGGCCGCATGCTGGAGAAGACCGGCCAGGCCCAGCAGGCGCAGGCGCTGTTCCGCGAGGCCGCACGCGCACCGACCTTCCACGGTTTCCTCGCCGCCGACAAGCTGCAGCAGGGCTACACGCTATGCCCGTGGAAGCCGAATGACAGCGCGCAGGCACAAGCCACGATCGCACGCGATCCGGCCATCCAGCGCGCGATGGCGCTGTACCAGATCGACCGCGCCGGCTGGGCCGTGGCCGAGTGGAACAGCGCGCTGTCGCGCTTCGATGACACCCAGCGCCGCCTTGCCGTGCGCGTGGCGCAGGACAACGGCTGGTTCGACCGCGCCGTGTTCGCACTCGGCAAGCAGCCGCAGGAACAGCGCTTGTACGACCTGCGCTTCCCGCTGCACCACGACGCCACCATCCGCCGCGAATCGGCACGCAACGCGATCGATCCGGCCTGGGTGGCGGCAGAGATCCGCGCCGAGAGCACCTTCACCCCGCGTGCGCGCTCGCCTGCCAACGCCATGGGCCTGATGCAGGTGCTGCCGGCCACCGGTGCCGGCGTGGCCAAGTCGATCGGTCTGACCGGCTACGGCGGCGCCGACAGCCTGTACGACCCGGACACCAACATCGCCATCGGTACCGCCTACCTGCGCCAGCTGATGAACAAGTACGACGGCCTGCCCTACGTGACCATCGCCGCCTACAACGCCGGCCCGACCCCGACCGCCCGTTGGCAGAGCCAGCGCCCGGGTTACGACCCCGACCTGTGGATCGAGACCATCAGCTACAAGGAAACCCGCGAGTATGTGGCACGCGTGCTGGCCTTCAGCGTGATCTACGACTGGCGCCTCAATGGCGATGCATTGCCGCTGAGCGACCGCCTGATGGGCCGCCTGGTGGACAAGCGCAAGAGCTTCAGTTGCGCCGCCAACGCGGACCAGGGCGGCGATTGA